A genome region from Yoonia vestfoldensis includes the following:
- a CDS encoding branched-chain amino acid ABC transporter permease — MNPAIRSPLLFGFVAILMIGTGLVQGWNSALLILNMGLISAIMALGVNLQWGFAGLFNIGVMGFVALGGLAAVLISTPPTTGAWAAGGLNIVIGLLLGAATVIGAILAQSRMAPGRVRNLTTLAILVVGFFVYRAVFDPGVDAIEAINPSVSGNIGGLNLPVLLSWPVGGLLAAGAAWIIGKTALGLRSDYLAIATLGIAEIIIAVLKNEDWLSRGVKNVIGLDRPVPFEIELQQDPGFVERAVGLGLDPVTASGIYTKLAYSGLFVVVLLILLWMAQMALKSPWGRMMRAIRDNETAARAMGKDVTARHLQIFILGSAICGIAGAMMTTLDGQLTPGSYQPLRFTFLVWVMVIVGGSGNNFGAVLGGILIWWLWVQVEPMGLALMQLLSSGLEDGSALQTRMIDAAAHMRLLTMGLLMLIVLRFSPRGLIPER; from the coding sequence ATGAACCCCGCTATTCGCTCCCCGCTGCTGTTCGGTTTCGTCGCCATCCTGATGATCGGGACCGGCCTTGTGCAGGGCTGGAATTCGGCCTTGCTGATCCTCAATATGGGGCTGATTTCCGCGATCATGGCGCTGGGGGTCAACCTGCAATGGGGCTTTGCCGGGCTGTTCAACATCGGGGTGATGGGGTTCGTGGCCCTTGGGGGTCTGGCTGCCGTGCTGATCTCGACCCCGCCAACGACGGGTGCTTGGGCCGCGGGTGGCCTGAATATCGTGATCGGGCTTTTGCTGGGGGCGGCCACGGTGATCGGGGCGATCCTGGCGCAAAGCCGGATGGCGCCGGGCCGCGTGCGCAACCTGACGACGCTGGCCATTCTGGTGGTCGGTTTCTTTGTTTACCGCGCTGTGTTTGATCCGGGCGTTGATGCGATCGAGGCGATCAACCCATCGGTCAGCGGCAATATCGGGGGGCTGAACCTGCCGGTGCTGCTGTCCTGGCCTGTGGGCGGTCTGCTGGCTGCGGGGGCCGCATGGATCATCGGCAAGACCGCATTGGGGCTGCGGTCGGATTATCTGGCCATTGCCACGCTGGGCATCGCGGAAATCATCATCGCCGTGCTGAAAAACGAAGATTGGCTGTCGCGCGGTGTGAAAAACGTGATCGGTCTTGACCGGCCCGTCCCCTTTGAGATCGAATTGCAGCAAGACCCGGGCTTTGTCGAACGCGCCGTGGGGCTGGGGCTTGATCCGGTGACCGCCTCGGGGATCTATACCAAACTGGCCTATTCGGGGCTGTTTGTCGTGGTGCTGCTGATCCTGCTCTGGATGGCACAGATGGCGCTGAAAAGCCCTTGGGGCCGCATGATGCGCGCGATCCGCGACAATGAAACCGCCGCCCGGGCGATGGGCAAGGATGTCACCGCACGGCATTTGCAGATCTTCATCCTCGGATCCGCGATCTGCGGGATCGCGGGGGCGATGATGACCACGCTGGACGGGCAGCTGACGCCCGGCAGCTATCAGCCTTTGCGCTTTACCTTTCTGGTCTGGGTGATGGTGATCGTCGGCGGTTCGGGCAATAATTTCGGCGCGGTGCTGGGCGGTATCCTGATCTGGTGGCTTTGGGTGCAGGTGGAACCGATGGGGCTTGCCTTGATGCAACTTCTGTCCAGCGGGCTGGAAGATGGCAGCGCCTTGCAGACACGGATGATCGACGCGGCCGCCCATATGCGCCTGTTGACCATGGGGCTGCTGATGCTGATCGTGCTGCGGTTCAGCCCACGCGGGCTGATCCCCGAACGCTGA